Within the Acuticoccus sediminis genome, the region TCGACGCCTTCGCCGCAGAGGTCGCGCACGAGCTGAAGAACCCGCTGACCTCGCTGCGGAGCGCCGTCGAGGTGCTGCCCATGGCCAAGAGCGAGGCCTCCCGCGAGCGCCTGCTCGAGGTCATCGCCCACGACGTGCACCGCCTCGACCGCCTGATCAGCGACATCTCGGCCGCGTCCAAGCTCGATGCGGAGCTGAACCGCTACCGCTTCGAGCGCGTCGACGTCTACGCACTGCTGCGCACGATCGTGGACACGCAGAACGAGCTCGCCGCCGCGCAGGACATGACGGTGAAGCTCAACTGGGCGAGCAAGGACTTCGACTTCACCGTCAACGGCAACGACAGCCGCCTCGGCCAGGTGTTCACCAACCTCATCGAGAACGCGCGCTCCTTCTCGCCGGAGGGCGGCATCGTCGTCGTGACCGCCCGCCGCTTCTCCGACTTCATCGAGATCGTCGTGGAGGACGAGGGGCCGGGCATCGAAGAGGCGGCGATCGAGCGGATTTTCGAGCGCTTCTATACCGACCGGCCGGCCGACAAGGGCTTCGGCAACAACTCCGGCCTCGGCCTTGCGATCTGCCGCCAGATCGTCGAGGCGCACGGCGGCGAGATCTTCGCCGAGAACCGCTACCAGACGACGCTGAGCCCGAGCCGCGTCACCGAAGGCGCCCGCTTCACGGTGCGCCTGCCGATCATGTGACGGTCGCGGTCCCCATGACGATGCGCCGGTGACCGGACACTCATGACCGGATCCGTTCATGCCTGCGCGGTCGCGCTCGACGGGCACGGCCTCCTCATCCGCGGGCCGGCGGGCGCCGGAAAGTCCACGCTCGCCCGCGCCCTCGTCGCGCACTGGACCGGCCTTGGCCGGTTCGCGCGCCTTGTCGCCGACGACCACGTCGCCCTCGAGCTGCGTGGCGGGCGACTCGTCGCCCGGGTGCCGCACCGGATCGAGGGTCTCGTGGAGGTCCACGGCGTCGGCATCCTGCCAGTGCGCCACCTCGCCGCGGTCCGCCTGACCCACATCGTGGATCTCGTCGCGCGGCCCGAGCGGATGCCGGAGGAAGGGGCCGAGACCTGCGTCATCGACGGCGTCGGACTGGCCGCACTGTGCCTTTCCCAGCGCAGCACGACTGCTTCCGTGCTCGCGGTGGCCGCTGTTCTCGCCGCCGACGGGTTGACGTGCGCACCGCTCGCGCCACAACGTCCGCCGACATAGCAAGGCCTTGCGGCACGCATCGGGTCGATGGAGGGGGCGTCTTGATCGGATTGGTGCTCGTCACGCATGGACGACTGGCCCAGGAGCTTCGCGCTGCGCTCGAGCATGTGGTCGGTGCACAGGAAGCTGTCGAGCCGATCTCCATCGAGCCTGACGACGATATCGAACAGCGCCGGGCCGACATCGTCGACGCGGTCAGCCGGGTCGATCGCGGCCAGGGTGTCGTGATCCTGACCGACATGTTCGGCGGCACGCCGTCGAACCTCGCCATCTCGGTGATGCCTCAGGGGCAGATCGAGGTGATCGCCGGCGTGAACCTGCCGATGCTGGTCAAGCTGTCCTCCGCCCGGGCGACCATGAGCCTCACCGAGGCCGTGGCCGCGGCGAAGGAAGCGGGAATCAAGTACATCAGCGTTGCGTCCCACGTTCTGTCGGGCAAATGAGCGATACGGGCGAGCCGATCCACAGCAACGACAACGAGGCGCATCACCTGACGCTGACGCTGGTGAACCGCCGTGGCCTGCACGCCCGTGCCGCCGCCCGCTTCGTGCGTGAGCTGGAGTTCTTCCGCGCCGACGTCGCCGTCTCGCGCGACGGCCAGACGGTGGACGGGCGCTCCATCATGGGCCTCCTGATGCTGGGCGTTCCCTGCGGCCAGACGATCTCGCTGACTGTCACCGGTCCGGAGGCGGCCGCCGCGGCCGCCGCGCTCACCGCGCTCGTCAACGACGGCTTCGGCGAGCGGGACTGATGGGCGGCAGCGGGACGACCATCCGCTTCGCATCCCCCGCCGACGCGGCCGCGATCGCCGCCATCTACGCCCCGGTCGTGGCCGGGACGGCGATCTCCTTCGAGGAGGAGATCCCAGGCGAGGAGGAGATGGGCCGGCGCATCGGCGCCATCCTCGGCCCCTGGCCCTACCTCGTCGCCGAGCGCGGCGGCCGTGTCGTCGGCTACGCCTACGGGTCGACCTACCGCCCGCGCGCGGCCTACCGCTGGTCGGCCGAGGTGACGTGCTACGTCGCCGCCGACGCGCGGCGCGGCGGGGTGGGCGGTGCGCTCTACAGCCGCCTCGTGCCGCTCCTCGAGGCGCAGGGCTACCGCATGGCCTTCGCGGGGATCACCCTCCCCAACGACGGCAGCGTCGCGCTGCACGAGCGGTTCGGCTTCACCCACATCGGCACCGACCCCTCGGCGGGCCACAAGCTCGGCCGCTGGTGGGACGTTGGCCGCTGGGCGCGCCCGCTCAAGGACCTCGGCCCCAATCCGCCGATGCCGACGCCCATCGACCGCCTCGACCCCGCGCTCGTCGCCCGGATCCTCGGCTGACCGCCCGACGGTGCGAAGGTCGCGCCGCCGGCGTCGCCCCGGAAAGGCCGGCGCCACCCCCGGCCCGACGAAAGCCGCAGCAATTCCGATCGTTGCAGCGGATCGGGCCGGAGCGGCGGGGGATGCGGTGGCGAGGCGCAAGGGCCGGGACAGGCAGATCGCTTTCCCTGCACGCCCTTGAATTGGGTGCGAGGCGTCCATGCCGGTTTCCGGGTCGTCGCTGCGTCGCGAGCGTGGCTTCCGCAAGATCTTCCTTCTCAACATCGTCGCCGGCCTCATCATCGCGGTGACGTTCGGGGCCGGCGCCTACAAGGCGCTCGTCTACCTCGACCGGGGGCTGTCCGAGCTTTTGACGAAGGGGGCCAGGCGCTGGGTCGGGCCGATGAGCGAGGCCCCGTTCATCGACGCCGTCCTCGCCGGAGGCGGAGCGCCCGCGCGCCTGTCCGGTCGCGTCGTCGGGTCGCTGCGCCGTCACGGGGTCGACGAGGTGCGGATCTTCGGGCCGGACGGACGGCTGCTCTGGGCCGACGCCGACACCCGCAAGCGCGATCCGCTCACCCCGGCCGAGCTCGCCGCGGTGCGCGCCGACGAATGGTCGATGAACGTCGCGCCGGGGGCCGACACGGGGGGCGATGCAGGGGCCGACACCGGGGCCCACACGGGGGCGGACGCGCGGCACTATGCCGAGCTGATGCTCCCGATCCGCCGCGGCGGCCGGTCGGTCGGCGCGCTGAGCCTGCGCCTCGACATCACCGAGGCGCGCTCGAGCTACCTGTCGACGACGATCGCCGCGGTCGCGATCTTTGCCCTCCTCGGGACGGTGGGCCTCCTCGCGACGGGGGCGAACGCGGTCCTGATCGCGCGGCAGCGGCAGGATTCCGACCAGATCTACCACCTCGCGCACCACGACCCGCTGACCGGGGTCCCCAACCGCAACCGCTTCCTGGCGGCGCTCGACCGGGCCATGCTGGCGATCACGTCGCGCGGCGGTGGCATCGCGCTCCACTTCGTCGACCTCGACGGTTTCAAGGCCGTCAACGATTCGCTCGGCCACGCCGCGGGCGACAGGCTCCTTCGCATGGTGGCCGCGCGCATCACCGACTGCATGGGCGAGAACGACATCATCGCCCGCCTCGGCGGCGACGAGTTCGCCATTGTCCAGCGGGACGTGGAGACGCGCGAGGACGCCGTGACGCTGGCCGTTCGGATGCTCGACGCCGCGCGCGCCATCCGCGACCTCGACGGTGTGCCCGTCAGCATGTCGCTCAGCATCGGCATCGCCCTCGCGCCTGAGCACGCGACCCTCTCCTCCGAGCTGCAGAAGTGCGCGGACGCTGCCGTCTACCGGGCCAAGAGCGCCGGTCGGGACCAGATGGTGGTGTTCGAGGTTGGCATGGACGGTGAGCTGAAGACCCGCAACACCCTGCGCGTCATGCTGCGCCACGCCCTCGAGACCGAGGCGTTCGAGCTGCACTACCAGCCGCTGCACGAGGCGGAGACGAACGCGCTGCTCGGCTTCGAGGCGCTCCTGCGCCTGCAGGACGGGGAGGGCGGGTACATCTCGCCCGGCAAGTTCATTCCCATCGCCGAGGAGATGGGCCTGACCCCGCGCATCGGCCAATGGGTGCTGAACGAGGCGTGCCGCACCGCCGCGAACTGGCCGCAGAAGCTCTCGATCGCGGTCAACCTGTCGCCCCAGCAGTTCCGGGAGGACCTCGTCACCGTCGTCGAGAGCGCGCTCGCCCTGTCGGGCCTCGCGGCGGAGCGCCTGGAGCTCGAGATCACCGAGTCGCTGTTCATCGCCGAGCCGCAGTCCGTCGCCGACCAGCTCCACCGGCTGAAGGCGCTCGGCGTCCGGGTGGTGATGGACGACTTCGGCACGGGCTATTCGAGCCTCAGCTACCTGTGGAAGTTCCCGTTCGACAAGCTGAAGGTGGACCGGTCGTGCTTCATGTCGCTCGCCGAGTCCGAGAGCGTCGGCGAGGTGCTGCGAACCATCAGCGCGATGAGCGGGGCGATGAACCTGCGCGTGGTGGCGGAGGGCATCGAGACGGAGATGCAGCGCAGCTTCGCCTGCCAGGCCGGATACGACGAGCTGCAGGGCTTCCTCTGCGGCCGCCCGATGCCGCGCGAGGCCGCGATGCAGTATATCCTGACCGCGAACGTCGCCAGCGAGCGCCCCCACGAGGACCTTCCCGCGATCCGGCCGGCCATGCTGAACTGAGTCCGCCGAATCGCCCGCTCCGCTGCCCGGGTCTGCCCGCTTCTTGTTGCGCAAATGTCGCAAGGGGGGCGGGATCGGCGAAGCATCTCCGAATGTCCTTAACAGGCCAATTGATCGCCCTTGCACCGTCCCGTAGCCGTTGGGATCAATCGAAAGGTCGGACTGTTCGTCTGATCCATTCGGCGTGGTGTAGGGGAGTGAAGTATGGACCGCATCCGCATTACCGGTGGCGCACCGCTCGAAGGATCGATTCCGATCTCCGGCGCGAAAAACGCTGCGCTGCCGCTGATGATCGCGTCCCTCCTCACCGACGAGACCCTCACGCTGCAGAACGTCCCGCGCCTCGCGGACGTGCAGAAGCTCTTCCATATCCTCGCCAACCACGGTGTCGACACCGCCTTCCAGGGCAAGCGCACCGGCGAGGACGAGCTGAGCGGGCAGACCGTCAATCTGACCGCCCGCGCCATCGTCGACACGACGGCTCCCTACGAGCTGGTGTCCACCATGCGCGCCTCCTTCTGGGTCATCGGCCCGCTGCTCGCCCGGATGGGCGAGGCGCGCGTGTCGCTGCCGGGCGGCTGCGCCATCGGCACCCGCCCGGTGGACTTCTTCATCGAGGGTCTCAAGGCGCTCGGCGCCGACATCGAGATCGAGCGCGGCTACGTGGTCGCCCAGGCTCGCGCCGGGCTGATCGGCAACCGCGTGCGGCTGCCCAAGCCGTCCGTCGGCGCCACCCATACGCTGCTGATGGCGGCAACGCTCGCCCGCGGCGAGACGGTGATCGAGAACGCCGCCCGCGAGCCGGAGATCGTCGACCTCGCCGACTGCCTCATCCAGATGGGCGCGAAGATCGAGGGGCATGGCACCGGCACGATCTTCATCGAGGGCGTGCCGCGGCTCTATGGCGCGCGCCACCGCGTGCTGCCCGACCGGATCGAGACCGGCACCTATGCGCTGGCGACCGCGATGGCCGGCGGCGACGTGACCCTCGAGGGCGCGACCGCTGACCACCTGGAGCGCCCGCTCGAGCTGATGCGCCTCGCCGGGGCGGAGATCGACGTCACCAACCGTGGCCTCCGCATCCGCCGCAACGGGCACGGCATCGCCGCGGTGGACGCCGAAACGGAGCCCTATCCCGGCTTCCCGACCGACCTGCAGGCGCAGTTCATGGCGGTGATGTGCGCCGGCAAGGGGACGAGCCACGTCACCGAGACCATCTTCGAGAACCGCTTCATGCACGTTCAGGAGCTGGTCCGTCTCGGCGCGAAGATTTCCCTCAACGGACAGACCGCCACCATCGAGGGCGTCGACAGGCTGAAGGGCGCGCCGGTGATGGCGACGGACCTCCGCGCCTCCGTGAGCCTCGTGATCGCCGGACTCGCCGCCGAGGGCGAGACGGAGGTTTCCCGCATCTACCACCTCGACCGCGGCTTCGAGCGGCTGGAGCAGAAGCTGTCGCGCTGCGGCGCGCAGATCGAGCGCGTTTCCGGCTGACGGCCCCCGGCCCGGCGGCGCCGGGCCCGTCCTTCTCCGCCCCGCATGATGGCGAAGCGGATCGGAATCGCGACAGTCCTCCTGCCGGGCGTGGCCACGCGGGAGTCGCGCCGGCGGTCGAAGGCGGCTATAGGGGGCTTAATACGCCCTGAACTGAAGATTTTCCGATGACGCCGTCTCCTCATCCCGTGAAGATGTTCGCGCTCGACGACGAGGACCTCGCGGTCGTGTCCGCTCATGTGCAGGACGCGGTCGCCAAGGTGGCGGACATTCGCTGGTCGCCGGCGGACGGTCACTTCGCAATTCCCATGAACCGGTTCGCCTGGGAGCTGACCGCGGATCGCAAGTCGCGGCGCCGCGGCGACGAACGGCGCCGTGCGGTGCTGTCGTTCGCGCGGGTGAAGCGGGCGCAGGTGACCGGTGTCGCCCCGGGCGACAAGGAAACCGTGCTGTCGATCCTCGCCGTCGTGTTCGAGGAGGGCGAGACGCCCGCCGGCACCATCTCCATCGTCTGCTCGGGCGACGTCATGATCCGCCTCGAGGTGGAATGCATCGAGGCGCAGCTCACCGACCTCGGCGGCGCCTGGAGCGCCTCCATGCGGCCCAAGCACGCGGTCGGCCGCTGATGCGCCGGCTCGACACTTCCGACGCGTCCTTCGCGGACGACTTCGCCGCGCTCCTCGCCGACCAGCGCGAGTTCTCCGCGGATGTCACGTCCGTCGTGGACCAGGTGCTGACCGACGTGAAGACGCGCGGCGACGCGGCCGTCGCCGAGTACACCAGGCGCTTCGACCGGGTGGACTTCGCCGCGACGCCGATGGCCGTCACCGCCGAGGAGATCGCCGCCGCGCGCGCCGCGGTGCCTGACGACGTGATCGAGGCGCTGAAGTTCGCGCGCGACCGGATCGCCGTCTTCCACGAGAAGCAGCTCCCCTCGAACGAGCGGTTCACCGATCCCGTCGGGGCGACGCTCGGATGGCGCTGGACGCCCCTCGCGTCGGTCGGGCTCTACGTCCCGGGCGGGCGCGCGGCCTATCCGAGCTCGCTTCTGATGAACGCCGTCCCGGCGAGGGTCGCGGGCGTGAAGCGCCTCGTCATGGTCGTTCCGGCGCCGGACGGGCACCTGGAGCCCGTCGTGCTGGCCGCGGCCGAGATCGCCGGCGTCACCGAGATCTACCGGATCGGCGGGGCGCAGGCGATCGGCGCGCTCGCCTACGGGACCGAGAGCATCCGTGCTGTGGACAAGATCGTCGGCCCCGGCAACGCCTACGTGGCGGCGGCCAAGCGACAGGTCTTCGGCACCGTCGGCATCGACATGGTGGCGGGCCCGTCCGAGGTGGTCATCGTCGCCGACGACAGCGCGCCGGCCGACGTCATCGCCGCGGATCTCCTCGCCCAGGCCGAACACGACGAGGTCGCGCAGTCGATCCTCATCACCGCCAGCCCGACCCTCGCCGGCGAGGTCGACGAGGCGGTGGCGGCCCAGCTCGAGGTGCTGCCGCGCCGCGCCGTCGCGGAGGCGAGCTGGCGCGACCATGGCGCCATCATCATCGTCGAGGGCGAGGACGAGGCGGCCGCGCTGGTCGATCGTCTCGCCCCCGAGCACCTGGAACTCGCCGTCGCCGATCCCGACGCGCTGGCCGAGAAGGTGACGCAGGCCGGGGCGATCTTCCTCGGCGCGATGACACCCGAGGCGATCGGCGACTACGTCGCCGGGCCGAACCACGTGCTGCCGACGAGCCGCTCCGCGCGCTTCTCGTCCGGCCTCTCGGTGTTCGACTTCCTGAAGCGCACGACGCTGCTGGGCCTCGACCGCGCCGCCCTCGAGGCGCTCGCCGGGCCGGCGATGACGCTCGCCGCATCCGAGGGGCTCGACGCGCACCGCCTGTCGATCGCCCGCCGGCTCAGGGCCTCATGACCGAGCCGACCAACGCCCGGCTGATCGCGGTGACGCTGGACGAGGCGTCGATCGACCGCGGGACGCCGGATGTCGAGCACGAGCGGGCCGTCGCGGTCTACGATCTCCTGGAGGAGAACGTCTTCCGTCCGTCCGGTCTCGGTGAGGGGCCCTATCGGCTGGTCCTGTCGATCCAGGAGAACCGGCTCGTCTTCACCGTGCAGGACGAGGCGGGCGGACACCTCGTCTCGCACATGCTCTCGCTGACTCCGCTGCGAAAGGTGGTGAAGGACTACTTCCTCATCTGCGAGAGCTACTTCTCGGCCATCCGCACCGCGGCTCCGGCGCAGATCGAGGCGATCGACATGGGTCGCCGCGGTGTGCACGACGAGGGCTCGCGCCTCCTCGCCGAACGCCTGGAGGGCAAGATCGAGGTGGATCACGATACCGCACGCCGGTTGTTCACCCTGATCTGCGCGCTGCATTTCAAGGGTTGAGCGTGGGCAGCGGGCCAAGCTCCATCCTGTTCGTCTGCCGACACAATGCGATTCGCTCGCCCATGGCCGCCGCGCTTGCACGCCAGGCCTCGCCGAATACATATATCCGGTCGGCAGGTCTGGAGACGGGCCAGGCGGACCCCTTCGCCGTCGCCGTGATGGCCGAGAAGGGGCTCGACATTTCAAAGCGTAAGCCGCGGTCGCTGGAGGAGCTCAACGACACCTCCTTCGACCTCGTCGTCACGCTGGCCCCCGAGGCGCACCACCACGTTCTCGATCTGGCGCGCACCCAGAGCTTCGACGTCGTCTACTGGCCGACGCTCGACCCGTCCGGCGCTCAGGGGTCGCGAGAACAGATCCTTGAGAGCTACCGTTCCGTGCGGGATGCCCTCGATCATCAGGTGAATGAGCTGTTTGCTCAAACTTGACCCTCTGTCAGGGGGACATTGTGACGAAATAGCTGTATCACCACCTTTAGACAGGGCCGGTGCCGGGCACCGCCCATCATGTGAAACAACGTTGAAGGGCCTCAATGGCGAAAGAGGAAGTGTTGGAGTTCCCCGGTCAAGTGACCGAACTCCTCCCCAACGCGACGTTCCGCGTCAAGCTTGAGAATGATCACGAAATTATTGCGCATACTGCTGGTCGGATGCGGAAGAATCGCATTCGTGTGCTTGCCGGCGACCGTGTGTTGGTGGAAATGACCCCGTACGACCTGACCAAGGGTCGCATTACATACCGTTATAAGTGATCCGATGGCGCGAGCGCGCAACTCGATCCTGATCCTCGCCTCGGGCTCGCCGCGGCGGTTGGCGCTGTTGGAGCAGATCGGCATCGTGCCCGATCACATCTCGCCGGCGGATATCGACGAGACACCCGAGCGCAAGGAACGCC harbors:
- the hisD gene encoding histidinol dehydrogenase, with the translated sequence MRRLDTSDASFADDFAALLADQREFSADVTSVVDQVLTDVKTRGDAAVAEYTRRFDRVDFAATPMAVTAEEIAAARAAVPDDVIEALKFARDRIAVFHEKQLPSNERFTDPVGATLGWRWTPLASVGLYVPGGRAAYPSSLLMNAVPARVAGVKRLVMVVPAPDGHLEPVVLAAAEIAGVTEIYRIGGAQAIGALAYGTESIRAVDKIVGPGNAYVAAAKRQVFGTVGIDMVAGPSEVVIVADDSAPADVIAADLLAQAEHDEVAQSILITASPTLAGEVDEAVAAQLEVLPRRAVAEASWRDHGAIIIVEGEDEAAALVDRLAPEHLELAVADPDALAEKVTQAGAIFLGAMTPEAIGDYVAGPNHVLPTSRSARFSSGLSVFDFLKRTTLLGLDRAALEALAGPAMTLAASEGLDAHRLSIARRLRAS
- the infA gene encoding translation initiation factor IF-1, with the protein product MAKEEVLEFPGQVTELLPNATFRVKLENDHEIIAHTAGRMRKNRIRVLAGDRVLVEMTPYDLTKGRITYRYK
- a CDS encoding HPr kinase/phosphorylase codes for the protein MTGSVHACAVALDGHGLLIRGPAGAGKSTLARALVAHWTGLGRFARLVADDHVALELRGGRLVARVPHRIEGLVEVHGVGILPVRHLAAVRLTHIVDLVARPERMPEEGAETCVIDGVGLAALCLSQRSTTASVLAVAAVLAADGLTCAPLAPQRPPT
- a CDS encoding putative bifunctional diguanylate cyclase/phosphodiesterase — encoded protein: MPVSGSSLRRERGFRKIFLLNIVAGLIIAVTFGAGAYKALVYLDRGLSELLTKGARRWVGPMSEAPFIDAVLAGGGAPARLSGRVVGSLRRHGVDEVRIFGPDGRLLWADADTRKRDPLTPAELAAVRADEWSMNVAPGADTGGDAGADTGAHTGADARHYAELMLPIRRGGRSVGALSLRLDITEARSSYLSTTIAAVAIFALLGTVGLLATGANAVLIARQRQDSDQIYHLAHHDPLTGVPNRNRFLAALDRAMLAITSRGGGIALHFVDLDGFKAVNDSLGHAAGDRLLRMVAARITDCMGENDIIARLGGDEFAIVQRDVETREDAVTLAVRMLDAARAIRDLDGVPVSMSLSIGIALAPEHATLSSELQKCADAAVYRAKSAGRDQMVVFEVGMDGELKTRNTLRVMLRHALETEAFELHYQPLHEAETNALLGFEALLRLQDGEGGYISPGKFIPIAEEMGLTPRIGQWVLNEACRTAANWPQKLSIAVNLSPQQFREDLVTVVESALALSGLAAERLELEITESLFIAEPQSVADQLHRLKALGVRVVMDDFGTGYSSLSYLWKFPFDKLKVDRSCFMSLAESESVGEVLRTISAMSGAMNLRVVAEGIETEMQRSFACQAGYDELQGFLCGRPMPREAAMQYILTANVASERPHEDLPAIRPAMLN
- a CDS encoding DUF2948 family protein, which produces MTPSPHPVKMFALDDEDLAVVSAHVQDAVAKVADIRWSPADGHFAIPMNRFAWELTADRKSRRRGDERRRAVLSFARVKRAQVTGVAPGDKETVLSILAVVFEEGETPAGTISIVCSGDVMIRLEVECIEAQLTDLGGAWSASMRPKHAVGR
- the murA gene encoding UDP-N-acetylglucosamine 1-carboxyvinyltransferase, translated to MDRIRITGGAPLEGSIPISGAKNAALPLMIASLLTDETLTLQNVPRLADVQKLFHILANHGVDTAFQGKRTGEDELSGQTVNLTARAIVDTTAPYELVSTMRASFWVIGPLLARMGEARVSLPGGCAIGTRPVDFFIEGLKALGADIEIERGYVVAQARAGLIGNRVRLPKPSVGATHTLLMAATLARGETVIENAAREPEIVDLADCLIQMGAKIEGHGTGTIFIEGVPRLYGARHRVLPDRIETGTYALATAMAGGDVTLEGATADHLERPLELMRLAGAEIDVTNRGLRIRRNGHGIAAVDAETEPYPGFPTDLQAQFMAVMCAGKGTSHVTETIFENRFMHVQELVRLGAKISLNGQTATIEGVDRLKGAPVMATDLRASVSLVIAGLAAEGETEVSRIYHLDRGFERLEQKLSRCGAQIERVSG
- a CDS encoding PTS sugar transporter subunit IIA codes for the protein MIGLVLVTHGRLAQELRAALEHVVGAQEAVEPISIEPDDDIEQRRADIVDAVSRVDRGQGVVILTDMFGGTPSNLAISVMPQGQIEVIAGVNLPMLVKLSSARATMSLTEAVAAAKEAGIKYISVASHVLSGK
- a CDS encoding UPF0262 family protein, producing MTEPTNARLIAVTLDEASIDRGTPDVEHERAVAVYDLLEENVFRPSGLGEGPYRLVLSIQENRLVFTVQDEAGGHLVSHMLSLTPLRKVVKDYFLICESYFSAIRTAAPAQIEAIDMGRRGVHDEGSRLLAERLEGKIEVDHDTARRLFTLICALHFKG
- a CDS encoding arsinothricin resistance N-acetyltransferase ArsN1 family B; the encoded protein is MGGSGTTIRFASPADAAAIAAIYAPVVAGTAISFEEEIPGEEEMGRRIGAILGPWPYLVAERGGRVVGYAYGSTYRPRAAYRWSAEVTCYVAADARRGGVGGALYSRLVPLLEAQGYRMAFAGITLPNDGSVALHERFGFTHIGTDPSAGHKLGRWWDVGRWARPLKDLGPNPPMPTPIDRLDPALVARILG
- a CDS encoding HPr family phosphocarrier protein, which codes for MSDTGEPIHSNDNEAHHLTLTLVNRRGLHARAAARFVRELEFFRADVAVSRDGQTVDGRSIMGLLMLGVPCGQTISLTVTGPEAAAAAAALTALVNDGFGERD
- a CDS encoding arsenate reductase ArsC codes for the protein MRAAFQGLSVGSGPSSILFVCRHNAIRSPMAAALARQASPNTYIRSAGLETGQADPFAVAVMAEKGLDISKRKPRSLEELNDTSFDLVVTLAPEAHHHVLDLARTQSFDVVYWPTLDPSGAQGSREQILESYRSVRDALDHQVNELFAQT